Below is a window of Dethiosulfovibrio faecalis DNA.
CGCCAGGTTTTCAGGTCGGCCCATGGCCATGGAGGGGCGCCGGGGTCGCCTTTGGTCCTCCATCGGGATCTCAGGGTGTTCTGTCTGGTCTCCGAGAGGATCCTGACGCCTCGCTTGCCCATAGGGACCATCACCTCGTCCCAGAGATCGGCTATGGCCCTGTAGGGACAGGGAGGCGGAGTCTCCCCCGGTTGGGGTACGACTTCCTCCCCGGGCACGGGGTCGAGGGGAAGTCCCGCCGTGTCTTCGGCGGACTTGCCCACTATGTCTTTATCGTTCTTTGGTTCTAGTTCTATGTCTCTAGTTCTGTGTACGTCTGACGGACACCGGGGGTCCGCCTGGCGTACACCGGGGGTCCGTGAGACGGACTGCGGGAGTCTTTCTGACGGACTCTCGGTGTCCGTTTGGCGGACTGCCTGTCGAGAATCGGAGCCTCCCGTTAAGATGTA
It encodes the following:
- a CDS encoding helix-turn-helix domain-containing protein, translated to DHVERNIVIDNRKFWFARVDISVLLDEGIDAYAKATYAVLCAYAGSGRECFPSAETLAKKVKCSRDRLFKSLRILVEFGVLEKVTQSNKSFQTVNKYILTGGSDSRQAVRQTDTESPSERLPQSVSRTPGVRQADPRCPSDVHRTRDIELEPKNDKDIVGKSAEDTAGLPLDPVPGEEVVPQPGETPPPCPYRAIADLWDEVMVPMGKRGVRILSETRQNTLRSRWRTKGDPGAPPWPWADLKTWREYFLYVSQSKFLVDGRFCDFDWVIKKSNWIKIREGKYHQEGDCR